From Theropithecus gelada isolate Dixy unplaced genomic scaffold, Tgel_1.0 HiC_scaffold_16008, whole genome shotgun sequence, a single genomic window includes:
- the LOC112617309 gene encoding sodium/potassium-transporting ATPase subunit beta-1-interacting protein 4: YTVWAAIWVTWNIFIICFYLEVGGLSQDSELLTFSLSQHRSWWHEHWPGCLHEEVPAAGLRAPHGQALVSGAICALEPSSVEALHSGLQILIALLGFVCGCYVVSVFTEEEDSFDFIGGFDPFPLYHVNEKPSSLLSKQAYLPA; encoded by the exons TACACGGTGTGGGCAGCCATCTGGGTCACCTGGAACATCTTCATCATCTGCTTCTACCTGGAAGTTGGGGGCCTCTCACAG GACAGCGAGCTACTGACTTTCAGCCTCTCCCAGCATCGCTCCTGGTGGCATGAGCACTGGCCGGGCTGTCTGCACGAGGAGGTGCCGGCAGCTGGCCTCAGGGCCCCCCATGGCCAGGCCCTGGTGTCAGGTGCCATCTGTGCCCTGGAGCCCAGCTCTGTGGAGGCCCTACACAGCGGCCTGCAGATCCTGATTGCG CTTCTaggttttgtctgtggctgctACGTGGTCAGCGTGTTTACGGAGGAAGAGGACAGCT TTGATTTCATTGGTGGATTTGATCCATTTCCTCTCTACCATGTCAATGAAAAGCCATCCAGCCTCTTGTCCAAGCAGGCGTACTT GCCTGCGTAA
- the LOC112617310 gene encoding baculoviral IAP repeat-containing protein 7-like isoform X1, with protein MGPEDSAKCLQHGPQLCRWAAGDGPARERCGPRSLGSPALGLDTCRAWDHVDGQILGQLRPLAEEEEEEGAGAMSPRGPAFPGMGSEELRLASFYDWPLTAGVPPELLAAAGFFHTGQQDKVRCFFCYGGLQSWKRGDDPWMEHAKWFPSCQFLLRSKGRDFVHSVQETHSQLLGSWDPWEEPEDAAPVAPSVPAPGDPELPTPRREVQSESAQEPGGASPAQAQSGWWVLEPPGARDMEEQLRRLQEERTCKVCLDRAVSIVFVPCGHLVCTECAPSLQLCPICRAPIRSRVRTFVS; from the exons ATGGGGCCTGAAGACAGTGCCAAGTGCCTGCAGCATGGACCACAGCTGTGCCGCTGGGCAGCTGGTGACGGTCCCGCGCGGGAGCGCTGTGGACCCCGCTCTCTGGGCAGCCCTGCCCTAGGCCTGGACACCTGCAGGGCCTGGGACCATGTGGATGGGCAGATCCTGGGCCAGCTGCGGCCgctggcagaggaggaagaggaggagggcgCTGGGGCCATGTCGCCCAGGGGGCCTGCCTTCCCCGGCATGGGCTCTGAAGAGCTGCGTCTGGCCTCCTTCTATGACTGGCCGCTGACGGCTGGGGTGCCGCCCGAGCTGCTGGCCGCTGCCGGCTTCTTCCACACAG GCCAGCAGGACAAGGTGAGGTGCTTCTTCTGCTACGGGGGCCTGCAGAGCTGGAAGCGCGGGGACGACCCCTGGATGGAACATGCCAAGTGGTTCCCCAG CTGCCAGTTCCTGCTCCGGTCAAAAGGAAGAGACTTTGTCCACAGTGTGCAGGAGACTCACTCTCAGCTGCTGGGCTCCTGG GACCCGTGGGAAGAACCGGAAGATGCAGCCCCTGTGGCCCCCTCCG TCCCTGCCCCTGGGGACCCTGAGCTGCCCACGCCCAGAAGAGAGGTCCAGTCTGAAAGCGCCCAGGAGCCAG GGGGAGCCAGTCCAGCCCAGGCCCAGAGCGGGTGGTGGGTTCTTGAGCCCCCAGGAGCCAGGGACATGGAGGAGCAGCTGCGGCGGCTGCAGGAGGAGAGGACGTGCAAGGTGTGCCTGGACCGTGCCGTGTCCATCGTCTTTGTGCCATGCGGCCACCTGGTCTGTACTGAGTGTGCCCCCAGCCTGCAGCTGTGCCCCATCTGCAGAGCCCCCATCCGAAGCCGTGTGCGCACCTTCGTGTCCTAG
- the LOC112617310 gene encoding baculoviral IAP repeat-containing protein 7-like isoform X2 — protein MGPEDSAKCLQHGPQLCRWAAGDGPARERCGPRSLGSPALGLDTCRAWDHVDGQILGQLRPLAEEEEEEGAGAMSPRGPAFPGMGSEELRLASFYDWPLTAGVPPELLAAAGFFHTGQQDKVRCFFCYGGLQSWKRGDDPWMEHAKWFPSCQFLLRSKGRDFVHSVQETHSQLLGSWDPWEEPEDAAPVAPSVPAPGDPELPTPRREVQSESAQEPGARDMEEQLRRLQEERTCKVCLDRAVSIVFVPCGHLVCTECAPSLQLCPICRAPIRSRVRTFVS, from the exons ATGGGGCCTGAAGACAGTGCCAAGTGCCTGCAGCATGGACCACAGCTGTGCCGCTGGGCAGCTGGTGACGGTCCCGCGCGGGAGCGCTGTGGACCCCGCTCTCTGGGCAGCCCTGCCCTAGGCCTGGACACCTGCAGGGCCTGGGACCATGTGGATGGGCAGATCCTGGGCCAGCTGCGGCCgctggcagaggaggaagaggaggagggcgCTGGGGCCATGTCGCCCAGGGGGCCTGCCTTCCCCGGCATGGGCTCTGAAGAGCTGCGTCTGGCCTCCTTCTATGACTGGCCGCTGACGGCTGGGGTGCCGCCCGAGCTGCTGGCCGCTGCCGGCTTCTTCCACACAG GCCAGCAGGACAAGGTGAGGTGCTTCTTCTGCTACGGGGGCCTGCAGAGCTGGAAGCGCGGGGACGACCCCTGGATGGAACATGCCAAGTGGTTCCCCAG CTGCCAGTTCCTGCTCCGGTCAAAAGGAAGAGACTTTGTCCACAGTGTGCAGGAGACTCACTCTCAGCTGCTGGGCTCCTGG GACCCGTGGGAAGAACCGGAAGATGCAGCCCCTGTGGCCCCCTCCG TCCCTGCCCCTGGGGACCCTGAGCTGCCCACGCCCAGAAGAGAGGTCCAGTCTGAAAGCGCCCAGGAGCCAG GAGCCAGGGACATGGAGGAGCAGCTGCGGCGGCTGCAGGAGGAGAGGACGTGCAAGGTGTGCCTGGACCGTGCCGTGTCCATCGTCTTTGTGCCATGCGGCCACCTGGTCTGTACTGAGTGTGCCCCCAGCCTGCAGCTGTGCCCCATCTGCAGAGCCCCCATCCGAAGCCGTGTGCGCACCTTCGTGTCCTAG